The Mercurialis annua linkage group LG7, ddMerAnnu1.2, whole genome shotgun sequence genome includes the window atctcaaagaggaatagaggcgaaccccgagaagatcaaagcaattatggacatgaaggcaccaagaagcataaatgaagttcaaaaactcaacgggcgaatcacagcactcggtagattcatgtcttgctcagcaaaaagatgcttgcctttcttcaaagccctcaaaggaacacaaaaatttgaatggaatgaagactgcgagaacgcctttgaagaaataaagaagttcctcgtcacccctccattgctaagcagaccgctgaaaggggagacgctatacctatacatcagcaccacgcacgagaccatcgggacagtgctggtaagggaagaagataacgagatgaagccaatctactacattagtcgagtcctgaagggcgcggagacacgataccccgagatcgaaaaaatggcacttgccgtactgaccacagctaaaaagctgagatactacttccaaagtcacaacgttgtggtaaggacaaatcaaccattgcgaaaggcgatccaacgaccagaaacctccggaagattagtccactggtccatccaactcagcgaacacgacataagatacgaacctcgcccaactctgaaagcacaagctttggcggacttcgtagcagaaataactccaaccgagactggccaacccaaaccagccttggtatgggaactccacgtagatggagcatcgaatgaaaaaggagctggagcaggagccatcctcaaaggacccgaaaaaatcaagatcgaatatggagtaaacatccaattcgccgccagcaacaatgtagctgagtatgaaGCCCTAATTGCAGGCCTCGGCttcgcattagaaataagaacggaaatcctaaaaatctatagcgactcccagctggtggtaaatcaggtcaagggagaatatcaagccaaagaaacagggatgatcgaatacctgagtcaagtcaaaacacagcttcaacagctggaagcacaaggaggacaatgggaaatcattcaaatcccgagagaggaaaacaccgaagccgacgccatcgccaaatcagcgtcagaactcggagatctattcactaaaatgcagctaaaggaaattctcgaatcaccaagcaccagaaaaacagaagtcatggcaatcgaggaggtcgactcctggatgactccactgatcaaatatctagaccgCGGCGAAttaccaacagacaaagtcgaagccattcgcaccatcagaaaatctgccaactactcttttcacaatggagttctttaccgaacctcattaactcatccatggtctaggtgtgtctcgcctcagacaggagaatccatcttaaagaaaatccacgaaggaatatgcggcgcgcacgaaggagcagttaccatagcaagaaaaacaatactccagggatactactggccgaccatcaaagaagacgcaaaagcattagtcaagaaatgtgataaatgccaaagacacgacaacatcagtcgtgtaccggcagtgcctcaaggatcaatggaaagcccatggccgttcgccacttgggggattgacatagttggaccgttcgaaacgggacgaaattcctaatcgtcgcaatagagcacttcacaaaatgggtagaggtagcacctgtcgcaaccatcaccgcagccaaagtagaggaattcttcaagaacgaagtaatatgccgattcggcatacctcacactgtaatagcagacaacggcaaacaattcaattgcaagcggttcaaggcattttgcaaaggactaatgatcaatttgaaatttacttcggtggcgcacccccagacaaacggaatgacagaagtcaccaaccgaaccatagcacaaggaataaaaaagagactttctcagtaCAAGGAGAACTGGGtagaagaattatacagcgttctatgggcatacagaacaactcctagaaaaggaactggcgaaacacctttcaggctcgcctacggcactgaagcagtaattccagtagaaattggcatacccagtatcagagtaaactatctagaagaagaaaccaatgaggctagaacaagactatgtctagacctactagaggagagaagggatgaagcggtagcccgagccgctacatacaagaagcaagccgcaaaataccataacaaaagaatgaattttagagaatttcaaagaggcgatctggtcttacgaaacgcggaagttggcaaaggaaacgcaggagtaaagaaaatgcaagctaattgggaaggccccttcatcatagaagaagctactggcaaaggcgcatatagactaaagacaataactgggtccatggtacccagatattggaatgtagaacacctgagaaagtattatcaataaattcatggcttgtacttatttccatttttgaaataaaaggcgatttggcgaAACAAACcttataggctcgctcgagacctaatacatacaatttaacaagagtcgtttgaatcttagttaaaaaataatttagactcgtccgagtcaaataaataaaaggatccattcggacctacaaataaatcacaccagcagaagtttagattaacttctcaaaataacaaacgagtttagattaactctacaactaaagaaaagcaatggtcaaaagatcattatattcacagaagaaaaattacaaaggatccgccacgatccaatacaaaaaaaggcgaaagcaaaaaatactaaaaagcaaaaaatacaaaaaggagaaaataaaaactaagccttATTCAAAGcatcttgcttctgcttatcaagcttcgccttcacctccttcgccaaagaagcaggatccaactgattgactccagaaagatcgacgccaggattctgctcccgcagctttgccccgatcgccaaccggtattgtgtcatgacttgggaataaaagctcccagagtcacccaatcgccggcggagacgcccctcttctttcttcagatcatccctctccttagcgagagcacctgaagaagattgtagagactcgacttcctcggataaagttcgaacccgagcctctaaagcggaaatctcccgagtcttggtagatacggaggacctcagctgttggatcagaccagtcgcctcgccagcctcctcctccatcttttgtttctcggagagccaggattcggaatctctctgaagcttcttcaattgatccaccgcatcccttcggcggcgctccaaaacagcgatggactggaccacctgcgaaagaaaacaacaaataagaaaaacaaaagaaaaaaggagaagcaaatcataatataaaaaagaaagaagcataccgaaaaaccgccgagacaggcgaactcagccaaattatcgccatgttcgcgatcaatggactcaatgtcctcttttatcataatattctccatgcaagcatgaagaatggcgacgtttgaaAGACGAGGCGGATTTTGCGCGTCCGCCCAAGCAGCAAACCGAGGCGCCTCCTCAATAGACACCCCaaaagatttcttcttcttgggacgcttggtAGAAGCCccagcctggtcctcagcaggacgcttctGGCCAGCAgtaggcaaccccttcagagaaggacctgactccttcgaaggaagcagaggcgactcggaagtcgcagcaggaacttgaTCGCCAGAAGCGGGATCAAGATCAGGATTCACCGAATCAGGCGTCGGATTCGGCACGGCGATTGTAGAGGGATTAGGAACGCCGCTggtgacctcgcccatatctacagtcatatcgacatgaaaattgtcaagcaaatgttcaagagaagtcgacatcctacaaaacaaaaacataacaacaaaagattagaaaaataccttctaaaggaagacccgccaaaagtatcTCACGACGACTCAAATActgttctaaaagaacgctgtacttgggcttgtcaaaacgacaatccgacaGCAAAGACTGGGCGAAGTCTTTCTCCCCATCATCCAAATCAGGTACGTtagtaagcgaaaccttactagaagtaaaactccgcgaaaaagaggagaaagaagagtgctgaaccaagaaaaacttaggggtccaacccttcaaagaagaaggaagactaaaaagggatcgattcggtcgaccaccagcaaaaataaattcctcaccctttcggcgggagaaaacataaaaataattaaaaagagcaagcgaaggctcctgcatccgaaccctacacgattccataaaagaacaaagaaggcgaatcgcgttcggatgcagttgacccaaaggaacacctaaattatgacagacctctacgattaaagactctaagggaaaccttagacccgctaaaagctgttcatgaaaaattactatcttagAAGGCGAATCcgtgctatgattcgcccgatacgaTTTCGCCGGCCTCAGAATAACATACGACCCGGGGAAGCTAAAATCCTCGGCATAACCGAGTATCtgctctcttgacaaggagctccgggtatattctagctcgtcacgagcacccttcgccccctcagttacttctgacattttaaaatttttaaaatgggggggaaacacggaatgatgataaaattaaaactctaaaagatcaaaagaagggAAAAGAAGGAgaacaagacgaagaacaagacgaagaacagaaggaataaaatgaaaactgaaaaactaccaagaaattaaattagagaaaaggtaaaatacctcgctagcaaatacgcaggatcaaaagaaagataaggagcaacttgaaaacgaggaatcttgacagcagaagaagaaaacccacagaaagcttgaagaaatcgaaAGTCTAAGCAGAGCGCAGAGAAAGCAAAAGTTGAAGAAAGAATAAttgaagaaaatgaacaattatatagcctaaaccaaagaaactgaaaagacgagatcccataattacaaataaggacTAACTAATggcgcacgaagacacttgtccttcatccAGTCATAACCGTCTACGGATGGACAACACGTGGCAACGCAGAATCTCACTAAAGATGAAACGccgcccacaaacatatgaaacgactcgcccggaatacaaaacgactcgcccgtataaaagaactcagctccaaaagagctaaaatccactaaggcataaatgccaaactacttcagctcacttgcgggagggctaatgatggataccgaatcctactgaaagtataatggagccgagttgcaggggatccactctcaggcgacgccggactccccctgaagaccgaaagatacggaggagatgccgaatctctaagattcggtaatacactaataaagaccgaatcccacatgatccgccaagagcgtgtcaggtccgggattcgggtaaacgactgaatatggaaatattgtcctatttggacacaaacactacatatggaaggataagctctactttaggaagataagactatttaggaagacgttcctaaataggactcttatcagattaaggtagatctcgacaaatcaggagaatccctacgatacggccgaatccctacaaagtaggattcacctgcctaatacaactctactaggtatattcgactactataaaaggagcacgaggtatgcctagaatcacaattacattcacatactcaaaacgctgctcaaagctctagactgactttagcatcggagagttaatcggacaaccaccgtccggttagcttctaccctgttttgcaggttcactcaccggttcagaaggcagactccatcaataattAATGAGCTTTTTTGTTTGATGggagaaataaataaatatgtcttTTTGTCTTTCTATCAAAATCTTTAGCACTTTAACTTACACTGTACCTGTAATATTCCAATGCTTccaatcaaaaagaaaaaaggggTGGACACCATCGAATCATCAACTACCTAACTAATTGCAATAATATGTTTCTGTACCTACTATTTTATGCcactaatatttatttgtttgaacCGAATCTTTAAGAGAAAAATTCATATGTGATCttcgatttcaattttatttgtataaattttttAGTGTTTGTTCAAATTTCaactctatttttttgaagattcaaaaaaaatttataatcgttCGAAGTATTTTAACAGCGGAATAAGTGGTCAATAGAAGCTACAGAGTACGATTGATACCAGAAAATTCTTTACATATAAATTCATTCTATTTTTGGTCACTTgtcaaaattgtatttttaagatTCTATTGTTGTTTCGTTTGTTATTGTAGGTCGATTATAGAGTttcagttgttttttttattttatttttataattttgaactACGATGTACTTCGACGGTAGGGTGTAACCTGCTAATCGTATAAATATTACTACTTTTTGACCCCAAAAAacaaatctttaaatttattttatggtATGTTATAAAAGTATgttttattagaaatttaaataaaaaaaataaaaaaaaaatatactatgtTAACATTAGTCTATAAACTAAAAACTAGTATGATTCTTCTCATtcaattattactttaatgaataattatcatatatatatatactctcATTAATTATGATtgaatatatcaaaaaattaaaaaaatataaaaatataacatttatcATTATCTTAAAggctaaataataaaaaaaaagtcaaaccttttatgaaagtttcataaaagttcaaacctttcaattttatccaatttattcTTAAACGcatgattttatttcaataatgtCCAATTATGTGATTCAGCTCATTTGGCACCTACatggcgctgatgtggcattGCCACACATTAGCGCCATATaagtaaaattgtgtagttgaACATAATTaaacgaaatcatgcatttcacgacaaattggataaatttgaaatatttggacttttgtgaaactttcatgaaaagtttgaccttttttcgTGATTTGGCCTATCTTAAAGAAGGGTAAgcatcatatttttttatgaatttaactCATTTAATCAAGAAAAATTAATGATTGTACTTAGACTTGTTCGTGAATCGTGGGGATTTTAGAGCAGGTTTGGGGGActctattaatttttatataaatatgggCCTAGTTTGAACTTCCACTACTATAAAACAGGTAATGAGCGACGGAAAATTCTGTCGCTGATTACCTActttccgtcgcaaatcacaTTTTCGGACGGATTTGCGTACACTCGCAAAAAGACTGGTCGCTAACGAAATAGCGACCAAGGTGTCGCAAAATTGGCGATGGAAAGACCGTCGCCAATTACGTCTCCCTTAAAATGAAAACGAAGACGAAATGGCGAAGGATAAAAGCAATTTCGCGACATATTTATTCCGTCGCCAAATATAAACGATTAGCGACATACTTATATCTGTCGCTAATTCTAAAAAAGttgcgacggaaattccgtcgcaaattttctTTGTTTGGAGACCGAGAGTGGGCATTTCGCGACAGATAAAAGCAATTATTTCACATGTAAACCCCAAAAAGCATAGTTCATACTTACTACTTAAAGTCCCCCCTTATACTCTATATATGCAGGTATGAACTATACTTTTTGGGGTTTACAtgtgaaataatttaaaaatgaaagcTCGTCATAAAATATCGTGCTCGGCCTCGAGTCGGGTTTGGAACGAAAAATTAATGTTTGAAGTTTAACCGgagttaaactaaaatttatctagtctataaaggataaaaatatattctctCTGTCCCATTTTAAAAGttccatattttatttttgaaagttctattttaaaagtttcatttctatttttagaatatttttactttatatcTCTCTTTTTACCCTTCATTTAGGTggcgtttgataaaactgaaaattaagtgttgaaaataataattgctggTTTTTAAATGCTGAATTAAATAAGTGTTTGATAATTGTAGTTattgaaaattattaatattgttaaatttacataataaatctctgaacattaattattttaaaaataaattattaggtttaattatatattatttaaatccttaaaatataaaaaaatataaattaaaaatattaaaaatataatgaattttacatatattttaacaaaataaaaacataaatagagaataaaatatttataataagaaaatatagtaatttataattttaagtgtTGATCTAAGTATAATATACATGattatgatatttaaaaaaatttaaaaaaataatatatgtgagataaaatatttttattagtgtataatattgaaaataataagatataaagtatattcaaaaatattgatatttcataatttaatatGTTCAGTAAAAAAATAAgctaaattttttgatttattattttaggtggtttttgacttaactgaataagttaagttgaacatttttgagttatcaaactaatttttttaaaaaaaataagtgttTAATACATTAATATAAGCAATTAGTTGGGTTATCAAACACCTAGTTAGTTAtctcaaaaaatattttgaaaaattccaCCATTATTAATAGTGATAAAGCGTGAGAAAATACcgataataaatattttcttaatctgtgtatAAAAGCAtatgaaacttttaaaatgagaccATTGTAATAGTATATTCaggaaatattttattaaaactgaGAATTATATAAAACTAGTATTAAActcgcgcatttgcgcggaatcaaattaatatttatctataaaaactaaacaaattaaaaaatgttcaaattttgtaataagaaaaagagtaaaataaaaaaaaatataattattattattattattattaaataattatttaaaaatattgaatatttataatatatttttacatttttatattttttgtgttggagtttgatctttttatttctaatgtttttttttgtttagttgCAAATCtgcatatttcattttttaatatccattagatttgtttctttgaTCCAGTTCTTTTGTaattgttaataaaaataaatttatttttttattataatggcAAAAACtgcatttttttatcatattgttaaaaattacgaagtttttgtattttttttcctacgacaaatattgataaatttcaataactattatcatatttatttttaactcttttacattttagtattatatttaattttcttaatactacatatgaatttataaaaaagtcaacatttaaattttttatatagaatttTGTGTAGAATAATAAACTTTAATTGACTTGTAAAAATTagataattgattaaattataaattttatggattataaataatttattaatttttacttatatttcattaaaatatattaaattaatcatgtttgatttgttcacttttatagctatttatcaaagtatttttaaagaaaatattaatattccataaaattgataataatatctatcaaaataaaaaaaatagtatgattgaaatcaaaataaatatataatcaataaaaaatttaatatttagaaaTCTTGAATTTTCACCAACAAAACAAATGATCAGGTCCAACCCTAACCACCAACTCACcgttaaattcaaataatagtTACCAACCTCCACCACAATGGCCACAATCAGACGCAATTTAAAGAAAAAGCAATACATCATATCACAAATTTTAGCAAACTTAAAATATGAGTATTTTATACTAAATGTATTCCATCAACCCTACTATTATAGTATACATTAAACCTAAGAAACAAACGACATCAAACTTAAACGACATGGGCTGaataataaaacattaaaatgataattatgAAATCAATTAGTTAAGTTATATATTGAGTGTAATAATAAGTAATTATAACTATAACACGTGCAGATATATTGGAGATGATCAGATGAGGACGTTTTTGTAAAACCAAAGCCAACGCCTAATAAGTCAAAGGAGGATGAAAAAGTTCATGTTTTAActtctttaatgttttaaatttacatttcaatccttaaattttacttttcaacaaattaattatttttggaaaattaaaaaaataaattgtaagtcttttattaatattttctacaAATTACTTTGTTAATTAGGGGTAGAAAAATACAATagtgtaataaaataaaataacacttcatctatgtaaatttttaaatttaaaatgataaagtgCGCATATAACTTGAATTTTTCTTCTTCACCGTAAAATATAACTATTAACgtagatatataaataataaataaatttatattttacaacttaaatgaatatatattttttctattgcTAACATTTTGTCTTATATtacgtaaaaaaattaaattcaatacaaaaatttgCTGCATAGTAACATAAAAAAGGTTTATCATAAAAGTATCAACATCATTGTATATATATtacttatattaattttaaagggCGTAGTATTCATGATTGTCACTCTATTGCCTCCGAAATAATTCATCTCAGTTCAAGACGTAAGGATTCAACTTTCATTATCAAGTTGGACTTTCAGAAAGCTTTTGATTCTGTTTCTTGGCGTTTCATTCTTGAAACTATGCGTATGATGAATTTCGGATCATCTTGGATGAAGTGGATTACTGCTCTTCTGAGTTCTTCGCAGTTGTCAGTTTTGGTTAATGGCTCATCCACAGAGAATTTTGTTATGGAGAAGGGTGTGAGGCAAGGAGACCCTCTTTCTCCGATGCTTTTTGTTATTGCAGCAGAAGGTTTTAAAGCGTTAATTGAAAAATCAAAGAACTTGGGGCTGCTTGAAGGCGTTTATATTGATGGGTTTCGGGAATCTTTATCGCTGCTTCAATTCGCGGACGATACTCTTATGTTTCTCCCAAACGACTTAGAAATGATAAGAAATTTGCTTCGTATTCTTCGATGCTTTGCGATAGTTTCTGGGCTTCGCATCAATTTCCAGAAGAGCTCTATTATTGGTTTGAATGTTTCAGATTCTGATATTGCATCGGCGGCCTCAATTCTGAATTGCAAGATTGAAACATTACCATTTACCTATCTTGGTTTACCTATTTCTCGTCGGTCTttaaatgtttctcattttaatccGATAATTCAGAATTTTAACTCCCATCTAGCTCTTT containing:
- the LOC126657265 gene encoding uncharacterized protein LOC126657265; translation: MFLFCRMSTSLEHLLDNFHVDMTVDMGEVTSGVPNPSTIAVPNPTPDSVNPDLDPASGDQVPAATSESPLLPSKESGPSLKGLPTAGQKRPAEDQAGASTKRPKKKKSFGVSIEEAPRFAAWADAQNPPRLSNVAILHACMENIMIKEDIESIDREHGDNLAEFACLGGFSVVQSIAVLERRRRDAVDQLKKLQRDSESWLSEKQKMEEEAGEATGLIQQLRSSVSTKTREISALEARVRTLSEEVESLQSSSGALAKERDDLKKEEGRLRRRLGDSGSFYSQVMTQYRLAIGAKLREQNPGVDLSGVNQLDPASLAKEVKAKLDKQKQDALNKA